Proteins co-encoded in one Dyadobacter sp. CECT 9275 genomic window:
- a CDS encoding family 78 glycoside hydrolase catalytic domain, producing the protein MKCSKSFTWYLFGVFFTIFSTQSYAVPALLTGRLTCEYMENPLGIDIRKPRLSWTLESVLRNQRQTAYEVLVSDNQKDIAGLKGNVWQTGKVSSDQNLHVEYNGKALSAFKRYYWRVRSYDTNGQPSEWSKIAWFETAMLQPEDWTAQWIGDGSKQFEKDEDFYKNDPMPLFRKSFDTRKKLTAARLYIAGVGYYEAYLNGRKVGDHVLDPGWTSYEKQVLYCVYDVTALLRPGTNVAGVMVGNGFYNPLPLRLFGTFNIRNAQQTGRPAVKAEIRLEYADGSTEKILTDESWQTAPGPVVRNSVYLGEHYDARLEKKGWASDKTVSGWKNASVTNGPSGRLTVQMQPPIRVTKVVKPVSVREVRPGVFVFDMGQNFAGVARISVSGKAGNLIKLRYGEDILKDGSLNVMTTVTGQIKSGRGGPGAPQIAWQEDNYTLKGEGREVWAPRFTFHGFRYVEVTGWEGTPGLNDIEGLRLNADLPQNGNFESSSTLFNKLLDMARWTFLSNVFSVQSDCPAREKLGYGGDIVGTAESFIYSFDMANFYVKAVADFANDQRKEGGITETAPYIGIADRGPKDSGSGPLGWQLAFSFLQKQLYDFYGDKRIIENNYETFKKQVDYLRTQASENFFYRDISDHEALDTKPEAFTASCFYYHHVKLLSEFAGIIDKKEDSVAYGKLAGTIKGAILEKYLVGNSGRFDNGTQSAQIFGLYYSLAPEAQKNAVMKQLESEIARHKGHISTGLFATKMLFNVLSDQNRNDLVYLVMNQREFPGWGYMVDKGATTIWETWAYSDNIYSQNHPMFGSFVEWFYRSLLGINAVSAGFEKIKLKPQPTGDLTFAKGSYQSVRGIISSDWKIENGRFIFKASIPANTRAEIWVPSKEGHEVLESGATTDASKGLRFLRYQDGYAVFDAGSGNFIFTSQL; encoded by the coding sequence ATGAAGTGTTCCAAGAGTTTTACCTGGTATCTGTTTGGTGTTTTTTTTACAATTTTTTCAACGCAGTCCTATGCTGTACCGGCTCTGCTAACGGGCAGGCTGACTTGCGAATACATGGAAAATCCGCTGGGGATTGATATCCGGAAACCCAGGTTAAGCTGGACGCTGGAATCGGTGCTGCGGAATCAGCGGCAGACCGCTTATGAGGTACTGGTCAGTGATAATCAAAAAGATATTGCAGGCCTTAAAGGAAACGTCTGGCAAACGGGCAAAGTGTCTTCGGATCAAAACCTGCACGTTGAGTATAACGGAAAAGCACTGAGCGCTTTCAAAAGGTACTACTGGCGGGTAAGGAGTTATGATACAAACGGCCAGCCGTCCGAATGGAGTAAAATTGCGTGGTTTGAAACAGCCATGCTCCAGCCAGAGGATTGGACTGCGCAATGGATTGGCGACGGCAGCAAACAATTTGAAAAGGATGAGGATTTTTACAAAAATGACCCCATGCCTTTGTTCCGGAAATCATTTGATACCCGAAAAAAATTAACTGCTGCGAGGTTATACATCGCCGGGGTGGGTTACTATGAAGCCTATCTGAACGGCCGTAAAGTGGGAGACCATGTGCTGGATCCGGGTTGGACATCTTACGAAAAACAGGTTTTATATTGTGTTTATGACGTTACAGCCCTGCTTAGGCCGGGTACCAATGTTGCGGGTGTTATGGTAGGTAACGGATTTTATAATCCGTTACCTCTTCGTCTTTTTGGAACTTTCAATATCCGTAATGCTCAACAGACGGGTCGGCCGGCCGTAAAGGCTGAGATCCGGCTGGAATACGCGGATGGTTCCACGGAAAAGATACTGACCGACGAAAGTTGGCAAACTGCGCCGGGACCGGTGGTACGCAATAGTGTGTACCTGGGTGAACATTACGACGCCCGCCTGGAGAAAAAAGGCTGGGCTTCGGATAAAACAGTTTCGGGCTGGAAAAATGCTTCCGTAACAAATGGACCATCGGGCCGGCTGACCGTACAGATGCAGCCACCCATCAGGGTAACCAAAGTAGTAAAGCCGGTCAGCGTAAGGGAAGTGCGGCCCGGTGTTTTTGTATTTGATATGGGGCAGAATTTCGCCGGTGTTGCCCGGATCAGCGTGTCAGGAAAAGCGGGAAACCTTATTAAATTGAGATATGGCGAAGACATCCTGAAAGATGGTTCGCTCAATGTGATGACCACGGTCACCGGACAAATAAAATCGGGAAGGGGAGGGCCGGGTGCTCCGCAGATCGCCTGGCAGGAAGACAATTATACGCTGAAAGGTGAAGGAAGGGAAGTGTGGGCACCACGGTTTACATTCCATGGCTTCAGGTATGTGGAGGTAACCGGCTGGGAAGGTACCCCCGGGCTTAATGACATTGAAGGACTGCGTCTGAATGCAGATCTGCCTCAGAACGGAAATTTTGAAAGCTCGAGTACTTTGTTTAATAAACTGCTTGATATGGCCCGGTGGACATTCCTGAGTAACGTTTTTAGTGTGCAGTCAGACTGTCCTGCCAGAGAAAAACTGGGTTACGGGGGAGATATCGTCGGTACGGCTGAATCGTTTATTTACAGTTTTGATATGGCCAATTTTTATGTAAAGGCCGTTGCCGATTTTGCAAATGACCAGCGGAAGGAAGGTGGTATCACAGAAACGGCGCCATACATTGGTATAGCCGATCGTGGCCCCAAAGACAGCGGTTCGGGGCCGCTGGGCTGGCAGCTTGCTTTTTCGTTTCTTCAAAAGCAACTTTACGATTTTTATGGCGATAAACGGATCATTGAAAACAATTATGAAACATTCAAAAAACAGGTAGACTATCTCCGTACCCAGGCATCGGAAAATTTTTTTTACAGAGATATCAGCGATCATGAGGCGCTGGATACCAAGCCCGAAGCATTTACAGCTTCCTGTTTTTATTACCACCATGTTAAACTTTTATCGGAATTCGCCGGTATTATAGACAAAAAGGAGGATTCAGTTGCGTATGGGAAACTGGCTGGTACTATTAAAGGTGCTATTTTAGAAAAATATCTGGTGGGTAATTCGGGAAGGTTTGACAACGGTACCCAGTCGGCGCAGATTTTCGGGTTATATTACAGTCTGGCACCGGAGGCACAAAAGAATGCGGTAATGAAGCAATTGGAATCCGAAATTGCACGTCACAAGGGCCACATCTCCACGGGCCTTTTTGCGACCAAAATGTTGTTTAATGTACTCAGTGATCAAAACCGTAACGACCTTGTCTATCTGGTCATGAACCAGCGGGAGTTTCCGGGCTGGGGGTATATGGTCGACAAAGGCGCTACCACGATCTGGGAAACCTGGGCCTATTCCGACAATATTTATTCTCAGAACCACCCGATGTTCGGCTCTTTCGTAGAGTGGTTTTACCGTTCCCTTTTAGGTATCAATGCTGTTTCTGCGGGTTTTGAAAAAATAAAACTTAAACCACAGCCCACCGGCGATCTCACATTTGCAAAGGGATCCTACCAATCTGTTCGCGGCATTATTTCCAGCGACTGGAAAATAGAAAACGGGCGTTTTATCTTTAAGGCAAGTATCCCAGCAAATACCAGGGCGGAAATCTGGGTGCCATCCAAAGAGGGACATGAGGTACTGGAAAGTGGTGCCACAACGGATGCCTCTAAAGGGTTACGGTTTTTGAGATACCAGGACGGATATGCTGTTTTTGACGCAGGCTCAGGAAATTTTATTTTCACATCACAATTGTAA
- a CDS encoding Crp/Fnr family transcriptional regulator, with the protein MHEQLFKLISRTVILSDTDRALCEQYFEPVVFPKNRVIEEESKIPGYLYFVVSGFVRLFHYNDNGDEVTTHINCPPGFITSYPNFINQTKSGENLECLTACELLRITKTNLDLLTQNSTVFKDFSISVFQQSLTYNENRSKELATLSAEQRYLKLINDYPQIIHHVPLQYIASFLGMNAKSLSRIRKAIIK; encoded by the coding sequence ATGCATGAGCAATTATTTAAACTTATTTCCCGAACCGTGATACTGTCCGATACGGATCGTGCATTGTGCGAGCAATATTTTGAACCTGTTGTTTTCCCTAAAAACCGGGTGATTGAGGAAGAGAGCAAAATCCCTGGTTACCTTTATTTTGTGGTTTCAGGTTTTGTACGGTTATTTCACTACAACGATAACGGTGATGAGGTCACAACACATATCAATTGCCCGCCGGGCTTCATCACGTCGTATCCGAATTTTATTAACCAGACAAAGTCAGGTGAGAATTTAGAATGCCTTACCGCATGTGAACTACTGCGCATTACAAAGACAAATCTGGATTTATTAACCCAAAACAGTACTGTTTTCAAAGATTTCAGCATTTCAGTTTTCCAGCAATCATTAACCTATAACGAAAATCGATCGAAAGAACTGGCAACCCTGTCCGCCGAACAACGCTACCTGAAATTAATAAACGACTACCCTCAGATCATCCACCATGTCCCGCTTCAATACATCGCTTCTTTTTTAGGCATGAATGCCAAAAGCCTCAGCCGGATACGCAAGGCGATCATTAAGTAA
- a CDS encoding NAD-dependent epimerase/dehydratase family protein yields MAQKNLALVTGANGHLGNNLVRLLIKKGIPVRAAARNIKNTSPFAELNCEVVEADITDKTSMVNALRGVETFYAVGAAFKLWAKDPKKEIYDVNLDGTRIQMEAAAEAGVKRIVYVSSIAALDYSKLPAKESNGYNPDRRDMYYNSKNDGEKLAFELAKKYNIELVAVLPAAMIGGEAFAPLSVSYNIINLILKKEIPVETNITLNWIDVKDVAEGCYLAATKGRDGERYILANEKCMSIRQTTQMAQDLFPELKIKLPSPVPKPILFAMAWLMEIASKISGKAPLLTTKDISMFSGLQQNFDISKARTALGFNPKSSAQAVKEAMEYLRKNTTRFGS; encoded by the coding sequence ATGGCACAGAAAAATTTGGCTTTGGTAACCGGTGCAAACGGGCATTTGGGCAACAACCTGGTGAGACTGCTGATCAAAAAAGGCATTCCGGTGCGGGCGGCGGCTCGTAACATCAAAAACACGTCACCATTTGCGGAACTGAACTGTGAAGTGGTAGAGGCCGATATTACCGACAAAACATCAATGGTGAATGCACTGCGGGGCGTGGAGACTTTTTATGCCGTGGGCGCAGCGTTCAAACTTTGGGCGAAAGACCCGAAAAAAGAGATCTATGATGTCAATCTGGACGGAACCAGAATTCAGATGGAGGCGGCCGCAGAAGCGGGTGTGAAACGCATTGTGTATGTGAGTTCAATAGCCGCTCTTGATTATTCCAAACTTCCCGCTAAAGAAAGCAATGGTTATAATCCCGACCGCCGGGATATGTATTACAATTCAAAAAATGATGGCGAAAAGCTGGCATTTGAACTGGCAAAAAAGTACAACATCGAACTGGTAGCCGTATTGCCCGCAGCAATGATCGGTGGAGAGGCATTCGCGCCGCTCAGCGTTTCCTATAACATTATTAACTTGATTTTAAAAAAGGAAATCCCGGTTGAAACCAACATCACGTTAAACTGGATCGATGTGAAAGATGTGGCAGAAGGTTGTTATTTAGCAGCCACCAAAGGCAGGGATGGTGAACGTTATATTCTGGCAAATGAAAAATGCATGTCTATAAGACAAACTACCCAAATGGCCCAGGACCTTTTTCCTGAGCTCAAGATCAAACTGCCCTCCCCGGTGCCCAAACCAATTTTGTTCGCCATGGCCTGGCTGATGGAAATAGCCAGCAAAATTAGCGGCAAAGCACCGCTGCTGACCACTAAAGATATTTCTATGTTTTCCGGACTTCAGCAAAACTTTGATATTTCCAAAGCCAGGACAGCATTAGGGTTTAATCCTAAAAGTTCAGCACAGGCTGTGAAAGAAGCCATGGAGTATCTGCGTAAAAATACAACCAGGTTTGGCTCATGA
- a CDS encoding nuclear transport factor 2 family protein, with the protein MPIKSGITGPDDSGNSVVNHYFWKIKNQTCMEAKQFAENWIKSWNSHNMEDILSHYSDDIEITTPMIQMALGSGNGTLKGKEAVADYWKKAMTKIPDLHFELYEVTEGIGSVALYYKSVLNKKAIEVMFFNDAGKVNKMFAYYTN; encoded by the coding sequence ATGCCTATCAAATCCGGCATTACTGGGCCCGATGATTCAGGCAATTCTGTTGTTAATCATTACTTTTGGAAGATAAAAAATCAAACCTGTATGGAAGCAAAGCAATTCGCCGAAAATTGGATTAAATCCTGGAATTCTCATAATATGGAGGATATTCTAAGTCATTATTCCGATGACATAGAAATTACTACCCCAATGATTCAAATGGCTCTGGGCTCAGGAAATGGTACGCTCAAAGGCAAAGAAGCGGTGGCCGACTATTGGAAGAAAGCGATGACAAAAATACCTGACCTGCATTTTGAGCTTTATGAGGTCACGGAGGGTATCGGCTCCGTAGCACTCTACTACAAATCTGTATTGAACAAAAAAGCTATTGAAGTGATGTTTTTTAATGATGCGGGCAAAGTCAATAAAATGTTTGCTTATTACACCAATTAA
- a CDS encoding sialidase family protein codes for MKFIISFLVAFGYFIGRVWAQEASPVFTSGTEGFKSFRIPAIVRTPQGELLAFAEGRVQGSGDFGDIDIVLKRSKDGGKSWSAAETVVNYDKLQAGNPAPVLDLLDPRYPKGRLFLFYNTGNNHENEVRKGKGLREVWYKSSLDGGITWSEPVNITTQVHRPKQPQVNPDYNFQQDWRSYANTPGHAMQFSGGRYNGRIYVAANHSAGESHPESEDYQAHAFYSDDHGATFKLSDKIGIPGSNEASAAQLSDNRLMLNARNQKGDVKARIVAISKDGGVKWDTTYFDSNLPDPICEGSILTVGKNKGKHILAFSNAADIKNRNNLTLRISYDEGKTWAKNILIGSEPGSADYTAYSDIVQTGKKTIGVLYEFDDYRQIVYKEVKW; via the coding sequence ATGAAATTCATTATCTCTTTTTTGGTTGCTTTCGGTTACTTCATCGGGCGTGTATGGGCACAAGAAGCCAGCCCCGTTTTTACTTCCGGTACCGAAGGGTTTAAAAGCTTTCGTATACCGGCAATTGTGCGGACACCACAGGGGGAATTACTGGCATTTGCGGAAGGCAGAGTGCAGGGAAGCGGAGATTTCGGGGATATTGATATCGTACTAAAAAGAAGTAAAGACGGAGGCAAAAGCTGGTCCGCGGCAGAAACTGTGGTAAATTATGATAAGCTGCAGGCTGGGAACCCGGCTCCGGTGCTGGATTTGCTGGATCCTCGTTATCCGAAAGGCAGGCTGTTTCTTTTTTACAACACCGGAAATAACCATGAAAACGAAGTAAGGAAAGGAAAGGGGCTGCGTGAGGTATGGTATAAATCATCTCTGGACGGCGGTATCACCTGGTCTGAGCCGGTAAACATCACGACCCAGGTGCATCGCCCGAAACAACCACAGGTGAATCCGGATTATAACTTTCAGCAAGACTGGCGGAGTTACGCCAACACACCGGGACATGCCATGCAGTTTTCGGGTGGCAGATACAACGGCCGGATCTACGTGGCGGCCAATCATTCGGCGGGGGAGTCACACCCGGAGTCCGAAGATTATCAGGCACATGCATTTTATTCCGACGACCACGGCGCAACGTTTAAGCTGAGTGACAAAATTGGTATTCCGGGGTCCAACGAAGCATCAGCTGCCCAGCTTTCAGATAACCGGCTAATGCTGAATGCCAGAAACCAGAAGGGCGACGTGAAGGCGAGGATTGTTGCCATCAGTAAGGACGGAGGAGTGAAATGGGATACTACGTATTTTGATAGCAACCTGCCGGACCCGATCTGCGAAGGAAGTATTCTGACTGTTGGTAAAAATAAAGGGAAACATATCCTCGCCTTTTCGAACGCAGCCGACATCAAAAACAGGAATAATCTGACACTCCGCATCAGTTATGACGAAGGAAAAACGTGGGCAAAAAATATCCTGATCGGCTCGGAGCCTGGTAGTGCGGATTACACGGCGTATTCGGATATTGTGCAGACTGGAAAGAAAACAATCGGTGTGCTGTATGAATTTGACGACTACAGGCAAATCGTTTACAAAGAGGTTAAATGGTAA
- a CDS encoding amidohydrolase family protein: protein MKRLSLFLNTFLFLVPVSHLFSQIVLRQPPEAGFETRIKRFVDQLELIDTHEHFGNEFIADPKKSVDFMLLLALYSDDDIKSAGMGKAQFNELLTDRYSVADKWKIIKPYWELSKNTAYNRVVLLTIDRLFGIKDLNDDTVVLLSEKLKSSYNGKWYDYVLGERAKIKYVIQDVGSGRSKDSRFRYVEKFDQFIRIHSKEEVTALGGKYSTEVTTLDSYVDMLGKSFQEAMGRGMIGVKSALAYHRPLKYERVPKPVADSVFRMLMNSPNDKIFEFKDIKPFQDYVMHQIIQLAGKYDIPFQFHTGLQSGDGNIIDNANPAHMANLFLEYRDVKFVLFHAGFPYGGILSTQAKSFRNVYIDMCWSAVISPSYSERYLHEWLETVPSNKIMAFGGDYHNVETAYGHSLMARAIVSKVLTEKVKAGYLTESESLAIARRLLHDNAMDLFKIK, encoded by the coding sequence ATGAAACGTTTATCTTTATTCCTAAATACCTTTTTATTCCTTGTTCCCGTTAGCCATTTATTCTCCCAGATAGTACTTCGACAGCCCCCCGAAGCAGGTTTTGAAACACGTATTAAGAGATTTGTTGATCAGTTAGAATTGATTGATACGCATGAACATTTTGGGAATGAATTTATTGCTGATCCCAAAAAGTCCGTCGATTTCATGCTTTTGCTGGCGCTTTATTCCGATGATGATATCAAATCAGCAGGGATGGGAAAGGCGCAATTTAACGAGCTGCTTACTGACAGGTACTCGGTTGCAGACAAGTGGAAAATAATCAAACCCTACTGGGAGTTATCCAAGAATACTGCCTATAACCGGGTGGTGCTGCTGACGATTGACAGACTGTTTGGTATCAAAGACCTCAACGACGATACGGTGGTACTGCTTTCTGAAAAACTTAAAAGCTCATACAATGGAAAGTGGTACGATTATGTGCTGGGTGAGAGAGCAAAAATTAAGTATGTGATACAGGATGTGGGCAGTGGACGTTCCAAAGATTCACGGTTCAGGTATGTTGAAAAATTCGATCAGTTTATCAGAATTCATTCCAAAGAGGAAGTTACCGCGCTGGGAGGTAAGTACAGCACAGAAGTAACTACCCTCGATTCCTATGTAGACATGCTGGGGAAATCGTTCCAGGAGGCGATGGGAAGAGGAATGATCGGGGTGAAATCGGCACTGGCATACCACCGGCCCTTAAAATATGAGCGTGTTCCCAAGCCCGTGGCCGACAGCGTTTTTCGGATGCTGATGAATAGCCCAAACGATAAGATATTCGAATTCAAGGATATAAAACCCTTTCAGGATTATGTCATGCATCAGATCATTCAGCTGGCAGGCAAATATGACATTCCTTTCCAGTTTCATACCGGGTTGCAGTCCGGTGACGGAAATATCATTGACAATGCGAATCCTGCGCACATGGCAAATTTATTTCTGGAGTATCGGGACGTTAAATTTGTGCTGTTCCATGCCGGTTTTCCCTATGGAGGTATTTTGTCGACCCAAGCCAAAAGTTTCAGGAATGTTTACATTGATATGTGCTGGTCGGCGGTTATCTCGCCGTCTTACAGCGAACGGTATCTGCATGAATGGCTGGAAACGGTACCCTCCAACAAGATCATGGCATTTGGCGGTGACTATCACAACGTGGAGACTGCCTACGGACATTCGCTCATGGCCAGAGCCATTGTGTCAAAAGTATTGACGGAAAAGGTGAAAGCGGGGTATCTCACCGAGTCAGAATCCCTCGCAATCGCCAGGCGCCTGCTTCATGACAATGCCATGGATCTTTTTAAAATCAAATAA
- a CDS encoding serine hydrolase domain-containing protein: protein MKKILLLLFFISAHAASTAQTRQDTVALIEKIFELYKPANPGCQLAVSRNGQVIFSRAWGTADLEHQVPLTTKSVIEAGSVSKQFTAAAILLLEQSGILSLHDDVRKYVPELPDYGTPITLQQLMQHTSGLKDWGSIMALSDWPRSTKTYSNRDVLYILSHQPSLNHRPGDEYLYSNSNYVLLAIITERVSGKSLAEFTRSAIFEPAGMTHTQWRSDLKKVVLNRAVAYGKNEDGYFTDMPNENVYGNGGLLTTAEDLLRWNRYYVTGKLGNPSLLARQLSVKPLNGGQANTYAAGLRVDSLRGWLSITHDGATAGYRSILEYYPELDLSIAWLANTAEFDGMHDGTAELRNLLIEDKSVKRVYQNPEPITLAAEKLKRYTGWYRDILTGNGLLLTVKDNQLTANKGGILTPIAEDEFMQGQARLEVLGGPRKRLRLSGGSRTIVYEAVAPAMENPQVLKEYTGEYYSDQTDARLTVGLSEGRLIIHRYSGADYGLIPTYKDGFAIQNSSVIVHFERNKSGAITMLNFTTARVRNIGFKKIR, encoded by the coding sequence ATGAAAAAGATTTTGCTATTGCTGTTTTTCATCTCTGCCCATGCAGCTTCTACCGCCCAAACCCGGCAGGATACCGTAGCACTGATCGAGAAAATATTCGAGCTTTACAAACCCGCTAATCCGGGTTGCCAACTGGCTGTAAGCCGAAACGGGCAGGTGATTTTTTCAAGAGCCTGGGGCACGGCCGACCTGGAACATCAGGTTCCGTTAACCACCAAGTCAGTTATAGAAGCCGGTTCGGTTTCCAAGCAATTTACCGCAGCGGCTATTTTGTTGTTGGAACAATCTGGCATACTGTCTCTGCATGATGACGTCAGGAAATATGTACCCGAACTCCCCGATTACGGAACCCCGATCACGTTACAGCAATTGATGCAGCATACCAGCGGTTTAAAAGACTGGGGCAGCATCATGGCGCTATCCGACTGGCCCAGAAGCACCAAAACATACAGCAACCGCGACGTGCTCTATATTCTCAGCCACCAACCCTCCTTAAATCACCGGCCCGGTGATGAATATCTGTACAGCAATTCCAATTATGTGCTGCTGGCCATCATCACGGAGCGGGTCAGTGGCAAAAGCCTGGCTGAATTTACGCGTTCGGCTATTTTTGAGCCAGCGGGGATGACACATACCCAATGGCGCTCGGACCTTAAAAAGGTGGTCTTGAACCGTGCCGTTGCGTATGGAAAAAACGAGGATGGCTACTTTACCGACATGCCTAATGAAAATGTTTACGGAAACGGGGGCCTGTTGACCACAGCCGAAGATCTGCTGCGCTGGAACCGCTATTACGTGACGGGAAAACTTGGCAATCCTTCTCTGCTGGCCAGGCAACTCAGTGTCAAGCCGTTGAACGGCGGTCAGGCCAATACTTACGCCGCGGGTTTACGTGTGGACTCCCTCCGTGGCTGGCTCAGCATTACGCATGATGGGGCAACGGCAGGGTATCGTTCCATTTTAGAATACTATCCTGAACTGGACCTATCCATTGCCTGGCTGGCCAACACGGCTGAATTCGACGGAATGCATGACGGAACCGCCGAGCTGCGCAATCTGCTGATAGAAGACAAATCCGTGAAAAGGGTATATCAAAATCCGGAGCCGATCACCCTTGCAGCAGAAAAACTGAAACGCTATACCGGGTGGTACCGGGATATCCTTACGGGCAACGGTTTGCTGCTGACCGTGAAAGACAATCAACTGACGGCCAATAAAGGAGGTATACTGACTCCAATTGCAGAGGATGAATTTATGCAGGGACAGGCACGGCTGGAAGTGCTGGGCGGACCGAGAAAACGACTGAGGCTCAGCGGTGGTTCCAGAACGATCGTTTACGAAGCCGTAGCACCCGCCATGGAGAATCCACAGGTTCTGAAGGAGTATACCGGGGAATATTACTCAGACCAAACAGACGCCAGATTAACCGTCGGCCTGAGTGAAGGACGGCTCATCATTCACCGTTATTCCGGTGCGGACTATGGACTGATACCTACTTACAAGGATGGATTCGCTATACAGAATTCATCTGTTATTGTCCATTTCGAGCGAAACAAAAGCGGCGCGATTACCATGCTGAACTTTACAACCGCCAGAGTAAGAAACATTGGTTTTAAAAAAATCAGATAG
- a CDS encoding START domain-containing protein, with the protein MSILAGEINYNKLMVCLLVWIASSMPPLCAQPSWQLRTVEDGIKIYTQTVADSKVKALKVECEVKATASQVVALLLDIPASERWVCHTRSCILLERVSPLELYYYTEVSLPWPLSNRDFVTHMRIFQDPATKVVTVEAPSVAGKVAKKNGIVRVEHSIGKWIITPLKGGDRVKLEYSLLVDPGGIIPACVVNMFATEGPLRTFRNMRRQLQLPKYRNADVGIS; encoded by the coding sequence ATGAGCATCTTGGCCGGGGAAATTAACTACAATAAGCTCATGGTATGTTTGCTGGTATGGATAGCATCTTCCATGCCGCCATTGTGCGCACAGCCTTCCTGGCAGTTACGCACCGTGGAGGACGGTATTAAGATCTATACCCAAACCGTGGCTGACTCAAAAGTAAAAGCACTCAAAGTGGAGTGTGAAGTGAAAGCGACCGCCTCACAGGTGGTTGCCTTATTACTGGATATTCCGGCATCGGAGCGTTGGGTATGTCATACCCGATCTTGTATCCTTCTCGAGAGGGTATCTCCGTTGGAACTGTATTATTATACTGAGGTCAGTCTGCCCTGGCCTTTAAGCAATCGTGATTTTGTAACACATATGCGTATTTTTCAGGATCCGGCCACAAAGGTTGTCACAGTGGAGGCTCCGTCGGTCGCAGGGAAAGTGGCTAAGAAAAACGGAATTGTCAGGGTGGAACATTCAATAGGAAAATGGATTATTACACCCTTGAAGGGAGGCGACCGGGTAAAACTCGAATATAGTCTTCTGGTGGACCCCGGGGGGATTATTCCCGCTTGTGTGGTGAATATGTTTGCGACAGAAGGCCCGCTGCGTACTTTCAGGAATATGCGCAGGCAGTTGCAACTTCCCAAATACAGGAATGCCGATGTCGGTATCTCCTGA
- a CDS encoding metallophosphoesterase produces MKRRDFLSTSIGASLLGPLEALAEPKVTYLESEDLTGKGIVADGYALNFMALGDWGRNGEFLQLEVGKQMGAWAGKHRNNFVVSVGDNFYPKGVISEHDPLWHYSFENVYTAYALQCDWYAILGNHDYMTDPDAQIRYGKISRRWKMPARYYAKEIPIGKENGKLLMVMIDTNKMIFEADKAEAEKQIEWINDTLKQASADVKWKIVVGHHPYYTVGPRISNYETLAIRAALSKTFETHKVDVYLSGHEHSMQHLKPEGYTHQFISGAGSEISTVTAGVSYSKFQAAENGFMYFSMDTKRLNVKAINHVGNVLYETELTK; encoded by the coding sequence ATGAAACGCAGAGATTTTCTTTCAACCAGTATAGGCGCATCCTTACTTGGCCCCCTGGAAGCGCTGGCTGAGCCCAAAGTAACATATCTTGAAAGTGAGGATCTCACCGGAAAAGGGATTGTGGCAGATGGTTACGCGCTGAATTTTATGGCGCTGGGAGACTGGGGTCGAAATGGTGAATTCCTTCAGCTGGAAGTTGGTAAACAAATGGGAGCCTGGGCAGGTAAACACCGGAATAATTTTGTGGTTTCCGTAGGAGATAATTTTTATCCCAAGGGGGTAATCAGTGAACATGACCCGCTTTGGCATTATTCCTTCGAAAATGTTTACACGGCCTATGCGCTGCAGTGCGACTGGTACGCAATCCTGGGAAACCACGATTATATGACCGACCCCGATGCTCAGATACGGTATGGCAAGATAAGCCGTCGCTGGAAAATGCCTGCCCGCTATTATGCCAAGGAAATACCCATCGGCAAGGAAAACGGGAAATTGCTGATGGTGATGATTGATACCAACAAGATGATATTTGAGGCTGATAAAGCGGAAGCAGAAAAGCAGATTGAATGGATAAATGATACGCTAAAACAAGCCTCCGCAGATGTAAAGTGGAAGATAGTGGTGGGGCACCATCCTTATTATACGGTGGGGCCGAGGATCAGCAACTACGAAACACTGGCCATCAGGGCTGCTTTGAGCAAAACTTTTGAAACACATAAAGTAGACGTATATCTCTCCGGGCACGAACATTCCATGCAGCATCTTAAACCGGAAGGTTATACGCATCAGTTTATATCGGGCGCCGGTTCAGAAATCTCTACTGTTACAGCCGGAGTATCTTACAGTAAATTCCAGGCTGCGGAAAATGGCTTTATGTATTTTTCTATGGATACAAAAAGGCTGAATGTAAAGGCGATAAACCATGTCGGAAACGTATTGTACGAAACAGAATTAACGAAATAA